The Patescibacteria group bacterium genomic interval ACGCCGATCAAAATTGATCAACCGATCCAGAAATAACTCCGGATAAAGATAAACTGCCAAATCATGAATTGTTACCACGGCTTGGCCGCGATAGCCCAAGGGAATAATATTGGCGGGAAACAGGCAGACATCAAGCTTTTGCCGGTTGATTAACTTACCAACTATCAACTGGGAATAAAAAAACGGCAAATAACGACGATAACGCGACAACGGAAAACGCTTTATTTCATAATCGCCTGCCACTATTTCCGGAGGCAGTTTTTCATCTTCATTCAAAAACAAGACATAATGATTATGCTTGTCCTGAATCAATAGATTTTTAACCAACTGCCTGCCGTACTCGCCGATTCCCGCCGAGGCAACCAGAGTCCGGCAATCAATCCCGATTCTCATATTATTTGATTAAGCGTCGCAGTTTATCGGCATTTAAGCCCGGCCCGATCAAAGCTAGATTGACGCGTTTAAAATCAAAAATATCCTTGGCCACCCGTTGCACTTCTTTGGCCGATACTGCAAAAATCTTTTTTAATTTCTGCTCCGGCGTCATTAACGGCTTATTCATTAATTCCTGATTGACATAAAACTGCGCAATAGACATGGAATCCTCCAAATCCAAAGCGGTCTTTCCGGCAACGAATTCTTTGGCTCGATTCAATTCCTCAGCAGTCACGCCGCCAGCCAGGATACTTTTAATTTCTAAAATAATCGCCTCTAAAGCCAACTCCAACCGCGCCTTGTCCAAGCCTGCCTGAATCACTAATAACCCGGTATCCTCATACAGATTCGGCCAGGAACGGATAAAGTAAGCTAGGCCCTTTTGTTCCCGTATGTTAATGAATAAACGCGAACTCATATTGCCACCGAGAATAATCGCTAGAAGATTCAAGGCGGGAACGCGTTTATCATGAGTGGACCAAGCAGGAAAACCCAAAGCCAACTGTACTTGTTCTGTCGCCTTATCCTTGATTTTTATCCTCGGCTTTTGTTGTTTAATTATTGATCGTTTAATGGCTGACTTTTTTCCGCCGGGCAAAGAGAATTTAGCCGAGATTTCCTTGATCTGCTTATCGCTGAATTTTCCAGCCAAACCGATAACGACATTGGCGCCGTTATAATAATTACGTTTGTAGGCCAAAAGTTTTTTTCTGTCCAGTCCCCTGACTGTTTTCTTACTGCCGGCAATCAGATGACCCAGCTGCCCGCCGTCAAAGACTAATTCCTCCAACATCTCCTCCACATGCATCAAGGGATTATCCTCATACATATTGATCTCTTCCACAATCACACCCTTCTCTTTTTCCAACTCAACGGCATCAAATTTAGAATTAATAACCATGTCCGACAGCATATCAATAGCCAGTGGCAAGTGCCGAGCATCGGATTTGATATAATAACCGGTCATATCCTTGCCGGTAAAAGCGTTGTATTCCGCACCAATGCCGTCCAGCTCCTTGGACAAATCCAAGGTCGTCGGACGCCGATCCGTCCCCTTAAACATCATATGTTCAATAAAATGAGAAACACCTCTAAGCTGTGGCGTTTCCTGGCGGCTACCCACCTTAAACAGCACCAGCAAGCTGGCAGTCTGAGTATCATGAAGCGGCGCCGTAATCAATCTGATGCCGTTTTTCAGGGTTTGCTTTTTATACATAAACTTATTTTTGCTAAATTTACAAAGTATTTTAATATTTTCGCTATTTTCCTATTGACAAATAATATGGATATGCTATAATTACGATAGAATCACGACGAGAGAGGTTCTCTAAGGGTTTCGTCCCGACGAGAGCCTTTTTCATTTGTGTTTATTTTTATACTCCAACTTACCCTTCAAAGCATTTAAAAAAATCAAAATATTATTTGCCGAGGAACTTAAGCGATCCAAAAGACAAGAATAATTATTTTGATTCGGAATTAACACTCTCTTGAGTTTTGAGTTATTAATTAGATATTCTACCAAACAATAAAAATCACCATCACCGGAAACAATAATGGCCTTATCATAATTAGAATATTCAATCATGGCGTGCAATACCAATTCGGCATCTACGTTACCCTTAACTGTGCCATCAGCTAATTCCAGTGTCGGTTTAAATACGCAAATATAGCCATACTCCTGTAATTTTGTATACATCGCTTGATTACCGGGTTTAAAGCCGATGAATAGGAAGGCCTTTTCAATGCCATATTTATCTTTAAGATAAATCCTGAATCTTCTATAATCAAGCTGCCAGCCGGAATAAATCTTCCGGTCTTTTTTATAAATGTCTTTTGACAAGCTTTGATATAAATTATTGCTGTCAATAAAAGCGTAGTTTTTTCCTTGTGGCATATTATTTTATATAGATAATCTTAGCAAGTATAAGCCAAATTAGCAATTTTTCGTTGTAATTTATAGCTCTGGCCGTGACTCAATAAACCCAAATATGAATTCATGGTTTCCGGGTTATGATTTTTCCTCACTCGCCTGAACATCCTTCTTTTACTCGCCGTCCGAAACACCCGATGATCAAAAAAATTCACCCAACCCAGAAAGTCTAAGCCGGGACTTAAAGTTTTGATAAATAGCTTATCGGGATGAAGCGTCAGTTTCATTTTATCTCTCAAATAAGCATCAACCGATGGAATTATTTTTTCCAAATAATTTTTATCATCAGCCATAATCACGAAGTCATCGGCATAGCGGATATAATATTTTACTTTCAGTTTATGCTTAACAAATTGATCAAATCTGTTCATATAAATATTAACCAATAACTGCGAAGTTAAATTCCCCAACGGCAAACCTCCGTTAAAACTGTCAATCGCCTCGTCTAATAAACCCAAAATCTTTTTATCCGGAATATACTCGGCCAGGATATTTTCCAATATCCCATGATCGATATTGGCAAAAAATTTCCTGATGTCACCCTTTAAAATCCAACAAGTGTGGGTGTTATTCTGGCTGGCTTTGTAAGCAAATTTCTTGAATCTGGCCAAGGCCTTATGCGTGCCCTTGCCCAGCCGGCAGGAATAAGAATCGACGATGAAAGTCCGGTCAAAAAACGGATACAAAATCCGATAAATCGCATGATGAACCAACCTATCACTGACCGACGCCTTATGGATTTGCCGCGACTTGGGATCGCAGATCTTAAAGGCCTGGTAGCCGCCATGGCGATAAGCGCCGGTTGCCAAATCCCGATGCAATGCGATAAGATTATCCATAAGGCGCAATTGGAATTCCTGCACGTCTTTTCTATTCCTTTTGCCCCTGACAAACTCCTGCCAAGCCAACAATAAATTATCAAGACAGATAATCTCTTCAAAAGTATGGCTCAACTTGATTTTCCCGTTCATAATGATTCCTTTAATTTACCCCCCCCCCAACGGAAAATTTATCCCGTTGATTCAAAAAACCAAAACGCTATACATAGTATGGCATGGTTACTACCAATCTCTACCCAAAACCCATAAATACTCATTGGGTCAAAAAATCGACATCTTCTTTATTGAGGCGATTGAAGCTATGGCTACCGCCAGTTTCCTGCCACCACAAGCCAAACCGCCTCATATCTGCCTAGCAATTCAAAAAATTGATTTGATAAAAATCATGCTAATGATTCTATGGGAGATAAAGGCGATTGATAATAATAAGTATTTAAATCTATCGCAACCACTAGACGAAATCGGCCGGATGCTAGGCGGCTAGTACAACAAACTGACAAAACAAAACTCCCCGGATAAACTCAGGGAGAAAAATAAAGAGAGTTGCGGAGCGCAGCCGGATTATCGACGTTGAAGTCGTTATCAAGCCAGTTGTAGTTCCAGTTCCATCTGTCGCCATTCCAGTACAGGTAACGCACATACAGGTTGTCGTCCGAGTTGCGATTTTCGCAAAATTCCGCCTAAACCACCATCCGTTGATCCGCCGACTGGCGGAATCTCCAGATTGAATCTTATGCGTGAGCTAAACTCACATAGAACATTGCGCCAAGTATCTTTACTTTAATTAGGCATTAATATATTACGCTACTACTGACATTGATCAGTAATATTCTGAATAATACTAACACCGGCTGAGGTAGCGGATAGCCGTAACCAACCGCGGATTTACCTGTGGCTATTTACATAATAGCAGAATAATTTGAAAAAATAAATCCTGCACAAGTCAGATGACCGATGCAGGATATTTTGTACAAAATTTAGGGCTAAGGACTAAAGTTTAAAATTTCAAGAACTGAAAATCAAAATTCTAAGTCCAAAGGACTACTTGCGGAGCGCAGCCGGATCACCGACGCCGAAGCCGCCATCAAGCCAGCCGTAGCCCCAGTCCCATCCGCCGCCACCCCAGCACAGGTAACGCACAAACAGGCGGTCGTCCGAGTCGCGATAAATAGTCCCCCAAAAGAAAATACATTTGCCTTTCCATTCTTCCGGAATCAACTCGAGATGTGCGAGTAAATAGTCAAGAACATTAGCGTTCAAGACCAGCTTGCCGGCCAACAACTTACGCAAAGCGTGACCTTTGACGATGTTATTCTTCTGGTCATTGGCCAGATAAAGCTCAATCAATGCCGGATTCCACTCCAGTTGACCGCCCTTCTGGTGTTCTTCAACTTTCCAGCCGGACGGAACGAAAGGATGAACGTCGCAGTCAATAATGTACTTGGTCACGATGATTTCCGCCAAGCCATGCAGCACTTTCTTGAATTCCGCCAAACTCTTAAACTGCTGGAGCTTCGTCATCTCCTCCGGCGTATAACCAGCAGCTTCAAAAGCATCCATTACCTTGTTGGCTTGGCCTACCGAGTAAAGCGTGGACATAGTCCATCTCCTTTTTGCGGACACGTTCACTTTGGAACCCGTCCAGTTTGAGGTGCGAATTGGCCTTGCATACAGAGCAATTCCAATATATTAAGTATAGCACGTATTATATATTTTGTCAATAGATTTATCCACTCTACCAACTAACTAATTATTTTTATCTAAATTTAAACAAAAAATCACCACTATCTATTGGGATAATGGAAGCAATTGCCACGGCCAGTTTCCTGGACAAACTGAGTAAGTCGCCGTATGTGGAAACAGCGATCAGAAAAACTGATATTTTAAAAATATTATTATTACTTTTGTGGGAGACAAAATCATTAGATAATAATAAATATTTGGCCTTATCAATTAAGATTGATGAGGTGGGCAAAATGCTTGGCGGCTGGAAAGGACAATTACTAAGTAAAAACTCCCCCGACAATAAAGCGGGAGAGAAATGAAGTGAGTTGCGAGAACCGCAGCCGGATTATCGACGTTGAAGTCGTTATCAAGCCAGTTATAGTTCTCATTCCACTGGCTGTCGTTCCAATACAAGTAACGGACGTAGAGGTTGCCATCAGAGTTGCGGTTGTATGTGGCGCGCCGCCGATATCACTGCCCGTCGAATACTCTCTGGGCTGGATCTTATTTGTGATCTTAAATCACTTAGCGCTCCGCACCAAGTATCTTCATTTTTGAAGTTTCTACAGGCGCCACACTGCCTGAAGCCTTGACCGCAGGCATTCTCGGCGACTGGACACTGGATTCGGTGGCAAGCAGCCATAACCGCTTGCTGATATTCACCTAATACCTTTTTTATTTTAGCATAAAAAATAATCCCGAACCATTGCTGATTCGGGAATATGTTCAAAAAAATTGCATTAAGGTCAAATTTCCCAAGGATCCATATAGATCCAGGAAATCAAGACCTAAGCGCTGATACTTGCGAGAACCGCAGCGGGGCTGCCGCCGACGAAGCCGCTATCAAGCCAGCTATAGCACCCACGCCACTGGCTGCCGCTCCAAAACAAGCAACGGACGTAGAGGCGGCCATCAGAGCGGCGGAAAATTGTGCCCCAGAAAAAGATAAAGATAATATTTCCTTTTTCATTTTTTTCCTTCCACTCTTCGGGGATGTACTCCTGATTGGCCCTAAGAAAGTCCAGAACGCTTGCCGACAACACCGGCCGGCCGTCAAGTTCTTTACGTAGTTCATGGCCGACAATAAATCGACCGTTAACCTGGAGCGTTGAGCGATACAAAACGACTTTCTGTCCGTCAATGTATAAACCGTCAAATCTCTTTTCAATTGAAATCTTGCCCTGGCGGGCATGTTTCTCAACTGTTGCGTCAGTAAATGGCGGTCGCGGATCATTGTCCGTATCAATTACCGCCCGAAGGATCGGCGTTGTCTGGCGCAGAAATTCCTCGCCGATTTCCTTGAGTTTCTCAACAAAAAAACTCTTGCCCGGACCAGTCGCCCAATCAATCACTTCGGCGCCGACCTTGATTTTCTTCAGAGTTGCGGCTATCAGCGAGAATAGATTGGCGAGCGCCGCCACAAACTGCCCGACTTCCTTCCAATTCAAACTCTTTTTCGTCGACATCTTTCACGTCCTTTCTATCTCCCCCATTACTGGCTCCTGGCCAACTCCGGATTGATATATTGAACTTCATGCAACAATTGGCTCTGCCGGAATGACAGCTTGCCAATATACTATTTTGTATCATACATCAATAATTTTGTCAAGGGGTTTATCCACTCCACTGAACTTTTTATCCGTGATTCAATGATTAATAGCCTATAATTACCAAAAAACAATAAAAAAGCCATCCGTCAACGGGTGGCTAAAGAACCTTATTTACTCTGCAGACATGGTAACGCCGAAAGCCATTTATCAAATTTCCTATAAATCCGCCCCAAAAACCTGTTCCATTTTTTCTCACCATAAAAATCTATGTACCTTTGCCTAAATTCAAGAAAAGACACTCTGGGAGCTAACCGTGGAACTCCAATCATCGCCTTGATCCTATTGGGATATTCTTTGATAAATCTCCTGGGGAATCGTTGGTGAATAAAAGCAATCGTATACGGGTCATCATCATGATTGCCCAATAACGGAACCACGAGCCTTTCATAAAGATCTTGACCATGCAACCCAATAAATTCAGACTTACTCATTACGTCCATGACGCCCTCCTTTGTTTTTATTGTTTCTTAGAAAGCATAGACGACTTTAGAAAAAATGTCAATAATTTTGTTACTATTCAAATTTAAACAAAAAATCACCGCTATCTTTTGGGATAATGATGATTTTTAGTCAATCTCTGATTTTATAATTATTTTAATCTCTTTTTCACCCATTCCTTCAATTCTTCCGTCTTAACCTTATCCTGCTTCATAGTGTCGCGATTGCGGACAGTCACCTCGCCTTTTTCCAAGGTGTCAAAATCAACGGTAACGCAAAACGGCGTACCCACCTCATCTTGCCGGCGATAGCGTTTGCCCACATTGCCGTTATCATCAAATTCACATTTAAATTCACTGCGCAGATCGTCAAATATCTCCCGCGCCTTAGCCACTAGTTCCGGCTTGTTTTTCAGTAACGGGAAAACCGCGACCTTAACCGGGGCGATTTTGACTGGGAACTTCAATACCACTCGGGAATCGCCTTCGTCCAAGTCCTCTTCAGTATAAGCGGCTGACAAAGCCACCAGCACCGAACGATCCAAACCAAAAGTTGGCTCTAGGACATGAGGCAGATATTTTTTGCCGGCTTGCTGATCAAAATAACTCAAGTCCGTGCCGGAAAATTTCTGATGCTGACTCAAATCAAAATCCCCGCGATGCGCCAAGCCGAACAATTCGGCAAAACCAAAGGGAAAATTATACTCAATATCCACAGTCTTACGGGAATAATGCGACAATTTTTCTTTCGGATGCTCATAATGCTTCAAGTCTTCTTTTTTAGCTCCCAATTCCAGGGCAAATTCTTCTTGCGCCTTCAGCCAATCCTTAAACAACGATTTCCACTCGGCATCCGGTGAAATAAAATATTCTATCTCCATTTGCTCGAATTCACGCACGCGAAAAATAAAATTACGCGCCACGATCTCATTGCGAAACGCCTTGCCGATCTGCCCGATGCCAAACGGCACCTTCACCCGACAAGAATCAACCACATTCTTAAAATCGGAAAAGATCGCGCCGGCCGTTTCCGGTCGCAAGTAAACCGGCTCATCAATGCCATTCATTTCCGTCTTAAACATCATATTGAAAAACCGGGCCTCAGTCCAATTCTTCTTGCCACAATTAGGGCAACTAATCTTTTCTTGAATAACTTTACTCATTTCATCCAATTTTCCCTCTAAGTCTTCCCCCAAGACCTCACTGATCAAATTATCAGCCCGATAACGCATTTTGCAATTCTTACAGTCAACCATCGCATCATTAAAACCGCTCAAATGACCGGAAGCCTCCCATAACTTAGGATGCAACATGATTGGGCCGTCAATTCCCACCATATCCTCACGCTCGGTAACGAACATCTTCCACCATAAGGCCTTAATGTTATTCTTGAGTTCTACGCCATACGGGCCATAGGAGTAAGCATTGGCAAAGCCACCATAAATCTCACAGGCCGGAAAAACAAAGCCTTTCCGCTTGCATAAAGCCACAATTTTCTCCATCTTGTCATTCTGTTGCTGTTTATTAGCCATAAAAATAAAGTTATTTAACAAGGTAAATCTTAACTAAAATCGCCGGTTTAGTCAAAAACCGGCTTGATCCGTTCCTCCGGCCACTCGACCTCGCCGTTTTATGAGGTTGTATTTAATTAACCGTTCTATTTTGTCTGTTATAACCTCATCATTAATTTTAACCAAAACTTTTTGATTTACTAACTCCACCGGCGCTCGGTAAACCGCTTGAGCGGCCGGAATAAAAGTATAATTCAAAAAATATTTAGAACAATAAACCAACAAATAAGAATTACGCGGTATAAAACTGACAACTAATCCGGCTACGACTAACGCCGTTACGGCCACCAAAGCCGCTTCGCCCGCCAAATGACGCCAAAAAAAACTTTTCTTCCCCGACGATTTAACGCGCTTAGTTTGCACCCAGACCGAAGGACGCGATTGCAGATGGCGTTCCAATTCTTTATCCAGATGCTGATGGAAGCCGGACAAAAATTCAGCCAAACGCTTGGGCTCAGTGTACCATTCTAAACCGACTTTAAAAGCTTTGAGCCTACCCTTAACCGCCAAGCCAACCAAGTATTCCTGGCGCACATTAAACTTTTTGGCAGCATCAGACAAGGCAACCAATTCGGCTTGCAATAAATCCGCCAGTTGTTGTTTTAACTCTTGAGTCATAGCCATATTATAGCACAAATAGACGGCCGGCGGCAAAACAAAAAGACCACCCCGTAAGGGGCGGCCTCGTTATAAAACATTATTTGGTTGCTGTTTTTTGATCGCTGATATATTTGCTGATGGCCTGTACCACGCGAGAATCCTTCTTCAACTTTTCCGTCAAAAGAATCATATCGCGATTAATGACCATGCGATCAGACGGCCCATGGATTTCATTGCCTAATTTGATCAAAGTCAGCTCTTGCTGGGATTGATCGCCGGTAGCGGTAGCGCTCTGTTGGGTTTGCTGCAAAGGCTTAGTAACGACTTGCAAGTA includes:
- a CDS encoding four helix bundle protein, whose protein sequence is MEAIATASFLDKLSKSPYVETAIRKTDILKILLLLLWETKSLDNNKYLALSIKIDEVGKMLGGWKGQLLSKNSPDNKAGEK
- a CDS encoding four helix bundle protein produces the protein MGQKIDIFFIEAIEAMATASFLPPQAKPPHICLAIQKIDLIKIMLMILWEIKAIDNNKYLNLSQPLDEIGRMLGG
- a CDS encoding NYN domain-containing protein; its protein translation is MPQGKNYAFIDSNNLYQSLSKDIYKKDRKIYSGWQLDYRRFRIYLKDKYGIEKAFLFIGFKPGNQAMYTKLQEYGYICVFKPTLELADGTVKGNVDAELVLHAMIEYSNYDKAIIVSGDGDFYCLVEYLINNSKLKRVLIPNQNNYSCLLDRLSSSANNILIFLNALKGKLEYKNKHK
- a CDS encoding reverse transcriptase/maturase family protein gives rise to the protein MNGKIKLSHTFEEIICLDNLLLAWQEFVRGKRNRKDVQEFQLRLMDNLIALHRDLATGAYRHGGYQAFKICDPKSRQIHKASVSDRLVHHAIYRILYPFFDRTFIVDSYSCRLGKGTHKALARFKKFAYKASQNNTHTCWILKGDIRKFFANIDHGILENILAEYIPDKKILGLLDEAIDSFNGGLPLGNLTSQLLVNIYMNRFDQFVKHKLKVKYYIRYADDFVIMADDKNYLEKIIPSVDAYLRDKMKLTLHPDKLFIKTLSPGLDFLGWVNFFDHRVFRTASKRRMFRRVRKNHNPETMNSYLGLLSHGQSYKLQRKIANLAYTC
- a CDS encoding pitrilysin family protein, which produces MYKKQTLKNGIRLITAPLHDTQTASLLVLFKVGSRQETPQLRGVSHFIEHMMFKGTDRRPTTLDLSKELDGIGAEYNAFTGKDMTGYYIKSDARHLPLAIDMLSDMVINSKFDAVELEKEKGVIVEEINMYEDNPLMHVEEMLEELVFDGGQLGHLIAGSKKTVRGLDRKKLLAYKRNYYNGANVVIGLAGKFSDKQIKEISAKFSLPGGKKSAIKRSIIKQQKPRIKIKDKATEQVQLALGFPAWSTHDKRVPALNLLAIILGGNMSSRLFINIREQKGLAYFIRSWPNLYEDTGLLVIQAGLDKARLELALEAIILEIKSILAGGVTAEELNRAKEFVAGKTALDLEDSMSIAQFYVNQELMNKPLMTPEQKLKKIFAVSAKEVQRVAKDIFDFKRVNLALIGPGLNADKLRRLIK
- a CDS encoding glycine--tRNA ligase, yielding MANKQQQNDKMEKIVALCKRKGFVFPACEIYGGFANAYSYGPYGVELKNNIKALWWKMFVTEREDMVGIDGPIMLHPKLWEASGHLSGFNDAMVDCKNCKMRYRADNLISEVLGEDLEGKLDEMSKVIQEKISCPNCGKKNWTEARFFNMMFKTEMNGIDEPVYLRPETAGAIFSDFKNVVDSCRVKVPFGIGQIGKAFRNEIVARNFIFRVREFEQMEIEYFISPDAEWKSLFKDWLKAQEEFALELGAKKEDLKHYEHPKEKLSHYSRKTVDIEYNFPFGFAELFGLAHRGDFDLSQHQKFSGTDLSYFDQQAGKKYLPHVLEPTFGLDRSVLVALSAAYTEEDLDEGDSRVVLKFPVKIAPVKVAVFPLLKNKPELVAKAREIFDDLRSEFKCEFDDNGNVGKRYRRQDEVGTPFCVTVDFDTLEKGEVTVRNRDTMKQDKVKTEELKEWVKKRLK